The Candidatus Methylomirabilota bacterium region CTGCCGGCCGGTCTGCGGGAGCCGATCGGTCTCGCGTATCTCCTGGCCCGCGCCGCCGACACCGTCGCCGACACGCGCCTGATCGCGCGCGCCGAGCGCATCGCCCACCTCGAGACCCTCCGCCGCGCCGTCGCCGGGGCGGCGGCCGACGTCACCGTCGTCGCCCTCGCCGCCGCGCCTCATCAGCATGGCCCCGAGCGCCGGCTGCTCGAGCGCGTTGGGGAGGCGGTGGCGCGGCTGGAGCGCCTGCCGCCGGCGGACCGTGCGGCGGCGCGCTCCGTGCTGGCGACGCTGACCTCGGGCATGCTCTTCGATCTGACGCGTTTTCCGGGGGAGGACGCCGGGAGCCTGACGGCGCTGGAGACGCTCGCCGAGCTCGATCAGTACACGTATCTCGTGGCCGGCTGCGTCGGCCCGTTCTGGACCGCGCTCCACGTCGCCCACCGTCCGCGTCTCCAGGGCTGGAATCTCGAGGAGATGAGCGCGCGCGCCGTACGGTTCGGCAAGGCGCTCCAGATGACGAACGTACTGCGCGACGTGCCGGGCGACCTGAGGAACGGTCGGTGCTATCTCCCCGGACGTGAGCTGGCGGCGCTGGGACTGAAGCCCCGCGATCTCCTCGACCCGTCAGCCACGCCGCGGGTCCGCCCGCTGGTCCACCGGCTGCTCGCCGCCGCCCTGGAGCATTACGCGGCCGCCTGGCAGTACACGCTGGCCATCCCGCGTCTCGAGTGGCGGATGCGTCTGGCCTGTGCCTGGCCGTTGCTGATCGGCCTCGCCACGATCGAGAAGCTGGCCGCGCACTCCGACCCCCTAGCGGCGCCCGCGCCGATCAAGATTTCGCGCGCGCAGGTACGCGCGATCCTCGCCCGCTCGCTGGTCACGGTGTGGTCGAACGACGCGCTGGCGGCCGAGGCCGGGCGGCGGCGCCGACGCATCACCCTCTGAGCGCGGCGCGGCGACGCTCGGTGGCGCCGGGCGCGGAGCCACGCCGCGCTGCCACTGCGCCACAGTGACTTCTATAGCACGAAAATTCCCTCTTGCGCGCATGCGACACGATGCCGCACCGTAAGCAGCGTAGCCCATTCATCCCCAGCGGGAGGACACGATGGAGCGACCCTACGGCGACACGCAGTCCTGGATGCCGAGCACACCGCCCCCACCCCCCAGCCCCCCGCGGCCGAGCCCGCCGGTGATGCCTCCATCGAGGCCGAGCGTACCGGCGGCGCCGACGCCCGCGGCGCCGAAGGCGGCGACGCCCAAGCCAAAGCCCAAGCCCAGGGCGAAGCCCAAAGCGAAGCGGAAGGCCACGGGGAAGGCCAAGGCCCGCCGGAAGGCCAAGGGCAAGGCGAAAGCGCGGCGCCGCCGCTAATCGCGGACGGTGAGCTCCAGGAGGGTCTCAGGGTCGATCCGGGCCGCCCCCACCTGGGCCCCGAAGTGCAGATGCGGCCCCGTTGCGCGGCCGGTCGCCCCGACTGCCCCGATCGGCTGCCCGCGGCTGACACGCTCGCCCTCCGAGACCCTGACGTCGTCCAGGTGGAAGTAGAGCGTGTAGAGCCCCAGACCGTGGTCGAGCACGACCAGCCGCCCGGGGAAGAAGTAGTCGGCGACAAGCGCCACCCGCGCGTCGTTGGTCGCCACCACCGGGGTGCCGCGGGGCGCGGCATAGTCGATGCCGGCATGGGGTGACCGCGGCTGGCCGTTGATGATGCGGCGCGCCCCAAAGCCGCTGCCGGGTTCGGTGCCACCGACGGGGCGCGTAAACCGACCCCGCCAGAGCCGGTCCGGCGTCACCATGCGATACAGGGTGCGCAGGCGCTCTGCCTCGGTGACAGCTCGACGCTCGGTCTCGGGGTCTAGGTCCACCATCGGCCGGGGCAGGCTGAGCCGCTGCACGGGGAAGTCGCGCCGCTGCACGTGAATCCGGCCCTGGGCCGTCTGCGGCCCGACGCCGGGCCGGAGCACCGCCAGCCGCCAGGTGTGGGGACCCGGCTTCGTCTCGAGATCGAACCCCACCACCGCGGCGTGACCGCCCGCGTAGGGAAAGAAGCGCAGGGGGTGCCCACCGACCGATCCCTCGAGGGTGGCGTCATCCGGGGCGGTCTGGACGAAGACCCAGCCGACGTCGCCGATGCGCGGGCGCGCCGGCTGCCAGGTTACCTTAATGACGTGGGCGGCGGCGACCGCCGGGGCGAGGGCGCCGACCGCGAGGGGAAGGAGCGCGGCGAGGGCCGCGAGCGCGCGGGCGGCCGTCACTCCGGGCGCTGCTGGCGGAGGAACTGCTCGATCTCTTCGACCAGCTCCGAGGCGGGCGGCAGATCGCTCTCATCCCGACCCTGGGCGCCTTCCTCCTCGTCGGCCTCCCGCGCCTCGAGCTTGGCCACGTACTTGCGGATCTTCGCGTTCTGGGCGACGACCTCCGCCATGTTCTGGTCGAACTGCCGGCCCGCCTCTTCCAGATCGCTCAGGTCCGGGCTGGCCCCGAACAGGCCGAGCGCCCGCCGTACCAGCGCCAGCGACGCCTTGGGGTTTTCGATGCCGGAGATGTAGTGGGGGACGTTGGCCCAGAGGCTCGCCGTCTGCATGCCCCGCTCGCGGCAGATGGTGTTCAGCACGCCTACGATGCCCGTGGGGCCCTCATACCTGGTGGGCCGTATCCCGAGGAGGGCGGCCAACTCGGGGTCGGAGGCGCCACCGACGAGCCGGACGGGCTTCGTGTGCGCCACCTCGGCCAAGAGCGCGCCCAGGGTCAGCACCAGCCTCGCCTCGCACACCCGCGCCAGCCCGAGCACCGTGTCGCAGTACGCCTTCCACCTCAAGTGGGGCTCGGGGGCCACGCCCACGATCACGTCGCGCCCGAGCTCGGGCGACTGAGTGATCGAGAACTCCGTGGCCGGCC contains the following coding sequences:
- a CDS encoding squalene/phytoene synthase family protein encodes the protein LPAGLREPIGLAYLLARAADTVADTRLIARAERIAHLETLRRAVAGAAADVTVVALAAAPHQHGPERRLLERVGEAVARLERLPPADRAAARSVLATLTSGMLFDLTRFPGEDAGSLTALETLAELDQYTYLVAGCVGPFWTALHVAHRPRLQGWNLEEMSARAVRFGKALQMTNVLRDVPGDLRNGRCYLPGRELAALGLKPRDLLDPSATPRVRPLVHRLLAAALEHYAAAWQYTLAIPRLEWRMRLACAWPLLIGLATIEKLAAHSDPLAAPAPIKISRAQVRAILARSLVTVWSNDALAAEAGRRRRRITL
- a CDS encoding M23 family metallopeptidase, with amino-acid sequence MTAARALAALAALLPLAVGALAPAVAAAHVIKVTWQPARPRIGDVGWVFVQTAPDDATLEGSVGGHPLRFFPYAGGHAAVVGFDLETKPGPHTWRLAVLRPGVGPQTAQGRIHVQRRDFPVQRLSLPRPMVDLDPETERRAVTEAERLRTLYRMVTPDRLWRGRFTRPVGGTEPGSGFGARRIINGQPRSPHAGIDYAAPRGTPVVATNDARVALVADYFFPGRLVVLDHGLGLYTLYFHLDDVRVSEGERVSRGQPIGAVGATGRATGPHLHFGAQVGAARIDPETLLELTVRD
- a CDS encoding PAC2 family protein, with the protein product MDPLKIHAMPGSFRRPILVMAFTGWNDAAEVATTAARYLAASFHAEKFAEIEPEDFYHFGLTRPYVRFKAGSQVEREVVWPATEFSITQSPELGRDVIVGVAPEPHLRWKAYCDTVLGLARVCEARLVLTLGALLAEVAHTKPVRLVGGASDPELAALLGIRPTRYEGPTGIVGVLNTICRERGMQTASLWANVPHYISGIENPKASLALVRRALGLFGASPDLSDLEEAGRQFDQNMAEVVAQNAKIRKYVAKLEAREADEEEGAQGRDESDLPPASELVEEIEQFLRQQRPE